In Puniceicoccus vermicola, the genomic stretch TTCAGGCACCTACGGGGCGATTGGGTCTGGAGCCACCTACGAATATGCTCAGTTTGCGGGTGATGGTTTTATCGCGATTCCAGAGACTTCCATGTCAGTGCTCCTTATCGGGGGCTTGAGTATTCTCTTCGTGCTGCGTCGCAATCGTCATCGGTGAATCGGCTATCTGGTCGTTTGCAACTCCTACCATGTAAATGGGTTGGTTACGGTGCGCGGAATTCGATCATCGGCCAGATGTTCTCTTGATCCTGTCAACCTACGCTGAAGCTCTGATGCCTAGAAAAAGTCGATTTATTCGCTTTGTCTCTCGTGGCTTCACCCTCGTCGAATTGCTCGTGGTCGTTGCCGTTCTGGGGGTGCTCGCTTCGATCCTCCTGCCGGTCATCGGCTCGATGGTCGACCGCTCCCGAATGGTAAAAGCGACCAGTAACATCCGGAGCTTGGTGCAGGCCCAGAATTTGTATGCCAATGATCATCGCGGGTTCTATACCCCATTTTACAAAGCTCCGGTCAATACCACGACTTGGCAGGCGGCACTGCTTCCGTACCTTTACGATGTAGAGGGAACGAATCAGAATATGAAGCCGATTCGTGAAATGGGGGGAGGCGTCTATCAGGTGCCCGAGGTGGATTCGCGTGACCCGGAGTACGAGTATGCGAAGAGTATTGCGCTGAACTGGAGTTTGTATGGAGGCCCCAGCGGAGGTGGGGGATGGTTCGGAAATCGTCAGAATGTTCCTCGTCCGGGATCCATAATTCTTCTCGGAGAGATCGAGCCGAGAAATACGGATTCCATGGTGCCGTTTGAGATCAATGGAGCCCATCCGGGACTTCGCCGTGACGGGGGCACCAAAGCCTTAATTGGTTTTTGCGATGGCCATGTGGAGGCTCTGACGGCCGCTGAGCTCGCCTATCAAGGCGTGGACAAGGAAGAGAACCCTTGGCGCTGGTGGTGATGCCGACCTCGGATGGGGTCGATCTGGAATAGTTTGATGGATACAATTAGAGTCTCTCCGTATTCTCTGCAAAAGAAAGAA encodes the following:
- a CDS encoding prepilin-type N-terminal cleavage/methylation domain-containing protein, whose translation is MPRKSRFIRFVSRGFTLVELLVVVAVLGVLASILLPVIGSMVDRSRMVKATSNIRSLVQAQNLYANDHRGFYTPFYKAPVNTTTWQAALLPYLYDVEGTNQNMKPIREMGGGVYQVPEVDSRDPEYEYAKSIALNWSLYGGPSGGGGWFGNRQNVPRPGSIILLGEIEPRNTDSMVPFEINGAHPGLRRDGGTKALIGFCDGHVEALTAAELAYQGVDKEENPWRWW